Proteins found in one Mucilaginibacter gracilis genomic segment:
- a CDS encoding DUF4295 domain-containing protein: MAKKVVATLNTGKGKEYSKVITMAKSPKTGAYSFKEIIVHNDGVKDAIIAGTKGQ, from the coding sequence ATGGCAAAGAAAGTAGTTGCAACCCTAAACACTGGTAAGGGTAAAGAATATTCAAAGGTTATCACAATGGCTAAATCACCTAAAACAGGTGCTTACTCATTTAAAGAAATAATTGTACATAACGATGGCGTTAAAGATGCAATTATTGCAGGCACAAAAGGTCAATAA
- the rimO gene encoding 30S ribosomal protein S12 methylthiotransferase RimO — MKTKNIIQPFPIKKPRVNVVTLGCSKNTYDSEILMGQLRGNSFDVVHESDKVNSDDIIVINTCGFIDNAKQESIDTILQYSELKEQGKVGKVIVTGCLSERYKPELEAEITNVDAYFGTNDLQNLLQSIGANYKYELIGERLLTTPSHFAYFKISEGCNRPCSFCAIPLMRGKHLSTPMEQLVKDAENLARNGTKELVVIAQDLTYYGLDLYGKRNLDELLRRLSDVNGIEWIRLQYAYPSGFPMEVLDVMNERSNICNYMDMPLQHISDNMLKSMRRGITKQKTIDIVNAIRDKVPDIAFRTTLITGYPGETQQDFEEMMDWVEETRFDRLGCFTYSHEEKTHAHQLVDDVPDEVKQERADAVMEIQQGISFDKNQERIGKTYKVLIDKKEGNYFVGRTEYDSPEVDNEVLIDASKHYATVGSFVNVKIDTAEDFDLYGQIVK; from the coding sequence ATGAAGACGAAGAATATAATCCAGCCGTTTCCCATTAAGAAGCCTCGTGTAAACGTGGTTACCCTCGGCTGCTCAAAAAACACCTACGATTCCGAAATACTAATGGGGCAGTTGCGTGGCAACAGCTTTGATGTGGTACACGAAAGCGATAAAGTAAATAGTGATGATATTATTGTTATCAACACCTGTGGTTTTATTGATAATGCCAAGCAAGAATCAATTGACACCATCCTCCAGTATAGCGAATTGAAAGAACAGGGCAAGGTTGGCAAAGTTATCGTTACCGGGTGTTTATCCGAGCGTTACAAACCCGAGCTTGAGGCCGAAATTACCAACGTAGATGCGTATTTTGGCACAAACGATTTGCAAAACTTATTGCAAAGTATAGGCGCCAACTACAAGTACGAATTAATAGGCGAGCGTTTATTAACCACGCCATCTCACTTCGCCTATTTTAAAATATCCGAGGGTTGTAACCGCCCCTGCTCGTTTTGCGCTATACCGTTAATGCGTGGCAAGCACCTATCAACCCCAATGGAACAATTGGTTAAGGATGCCGAAAACCTGGCCCGCAACGGCACCAAAGAGTTGGTTGTAATTGCTCAGGATTTAACCTACTACGGTTTAGATTTGTACGGCAAACGCAACCTCGACGAGCTATTGCGCCGCTTATCTGATGTAAACGGTATCGAATGGATACGCTTGCAATACGCCTACCCTTCGGGCTTCCCGATGGAGGTTTTAGATGTGATGAACGAACGCAGCAACATCTGTAATTACATGGATATGCCCTTGCAGCACATTAGCGATAATATGCTCAAATCAATGCGCCGTGGCATCACCAAGCAAAAAACTATTGATATTGTTAACGCCATTCGCGATAAAGTACCCGATATTGCTTTTCGCACCACGCTAATAACCGGTTACCCCGGCGAAACCCAGCAGGATTTTGAAGAAATGATGGATTGGGTTGAAGAAACCCGTTTTGATCGTTTGGGTTGCTTCACCTATTCGCACGAAGAAAAAACACACGCCCACCAACTGGTTGATGATGTGCCCGACGAAGTAAAGCAAGAGCGTGCCGATGCCGTAATGGAAATTCAGCAGGGCATTTCCTTCGATAAAAACCAGGAGCGTATTGGTAAAACCTATAAAGTGCTGATTGATAAAAAAGAAGGCAATTACTTTGTTGGCCGTACCGAATATGATTCGCCCGAAGTTGATAACGAAGTATTGATTGATGCCAGCAAACACTACGCAACCGTAGGCAGTTTTGTAAACGTAAAAATTGATACCGCCGAAGATTTTGATCTTTATGGACAAATTGTAAAATAA
- the rpmG gene encoding 50S ribosomal protein L33 yields MAKKGSRVQVILECTEHKTSGLPGMSRYITTKNKKNTTERLELKKFNPVLRKVTVHKEIK; encoded by the coding sequence ATGGCAAAAAAAGGCAGCAGAGTTCAGGTAATATTAGAGTGTACAGAGCACAAAACCAGCGGTTTACCTGGTATGTCTCGTTACATCACTACCAAGAACAAAAAAAATACAACTGAGCGTTTAGAATTAAAAAAATTCAACCCGGTTTTACGTAAAGTTACTGTTCATAAAGAGATCAAGTAA
- a CDS encoding Ldh family oxidoreductase has protein sequence MIVPQSTLRTFTQNIFLAMGCSVEHAHLAADVLIRSDMRGIDSHGVARLSGYVLLWDKKRINPTPNITIVHQTPTTATVDGDAGLGLVVAPFAMQIAIEKAEKYGSGWVSVRNSNHFGISGYHALMAVERDMIGFAMTNASPLVAPTFSNERMLGTNPMCYAFPAANYPPVVVDMATSAAANGKLEIAQRAGKSVPEGWIQDSDGNFTTDPHALKNGGSLLPLGSDREHGSHKGFGLSATVDILSAVLSGANYGPWVPPFVSFLDPPTDPVGLGIGHFLGAMRVDGFRPVDEFKTHMDNWVNRFKSAQKIDPNQGVIIPGEPEFEAEQERTITGIPLVDAVVKDLNELALRFGIEMLH, from the coding sequence ATGATAGTTCCCCAATCCACCCTCCGCACATTTACCCAAAACATATTCCTGGCTATGGGCTGCAGCGTTGAACATGCGCACCTGGCTGCCGATGTTTTGATACGGTCGGATATGCGGGGTATTGATTCGCACGGCGTGGCCCGTTTAAGCGGCTACGTATTGCTTTGGGATAAAAAACGGATAAACCCAACGCCCAATATCACAATAGTTCATCAAACACCAACTACCGCCACGGTTGATGGCGACGCCGGTTTAGGCTTGGTTGTAGCCCCTTTCGCCATGCAGATAGCTATCGAAAAAGCCGAAAAATATGGCTCGGGATGGGTATCGGTACGTAACTCCAACCACTTTGGCATTTCGGGTTATCACGCCCTAATGGCCGTTGAACGGGATATGATAGGCTTCGCCATGACTAACGCCAGTCCGCTTGTAGCACCAACATTTAGCAATGAGCGCATGTTGGGTACCAACCCCATGTGCTACGCTTTCCCGGCAGCTAATTACCCGCCCGTTGTGGTTGATATGGCAACATCGGCAGCAGCAAACGGCAAACTGGAGATAGCCCAGCGCGCAGGCAAATCTGTACCCGAAGGCTGGATACAAGATAGCGACGGCAACTTCACTACCGACCCACACGCCCTAAAAAACGGTGGCTCACTCCTGCCGCTTGGCAGCGACCGCGAACATGGCAGCCACAAAGGTTTTGGTTTGAGTGCTACCGTTGATATACTGTCTGCCGTATTATCGGGTGCCAACTACGGGCCCTGGGTGCCGCCGTTTGTATCGTTTTTAGATCCCCCTACCGATCCCGTTGGTTTAGGCATCGGGCACTTTTTGGGTGCAATGCGGGTTGATGGTTTCCGCCCGGTTGATGAATTTAAAACCCATATGGATAACTGGGTCAATCGCTTTAAGTCGGCGCAAAAAATTGATCCAAACCAAGGCGTAATTATTCCCGGCGAACCCGAATTTGAAGCAGAACAAGAACGGACTATAACCGGAATACCCTTAGTAGATGCCGTTGTTAAAGATTTAAATGAGTTGGCTTTAAGGTTTGGAATTGAAATGTTGCATTAG
- the acs gene encoding acetate--CoA ligase, which yields MNLKISSFAEYNEVYKQSVEQPEQFWDGIAENFLWRKKWDKTLEWNFKEPKIKWFQGAKLNITENCLDRHLEKNGDTPAIIWEPNDPTEDHRVLTYRQLHGKVCQFANVLKNNGVKKGDRVCIYMPMLPELAIAVLACARLGAIHSVVFGGFSAQSIADRIIDAQCEVVITADGSYRGTKEVPLKNVIDDALVQCPSVKRVIVLTRSRTPVAMIKGRDVWWEDEVKKVETQGNPDCPAEEMDAEDMLFILYTSGSTGKPKGVVHTCGGYMVYTGYTFANVFQYNPGEVYFCTADIGWITGHSYIVYGPLSQGATTLMFEGIPTWPDAGRFWDIVDKHKVNILYTAPTAIRSLMSFGEEPLKGKDLSSLKKLGSVGEPINEEAWHWFDEKIGKGNCPIVDTWWQTENGGLMISPIAGITPTKPGYATLPLPGVQPVLVDEQGNIIEGNGVSGNLCIKFPWPGMLRTTYGDHERCRQTYFATYADMYFTGDGCLRDEDGYYRITGRVDDVLNVSGHRIGTAEVENAINMHSTVVESAVVGYPHDIKGQGVYAFVVSPNIHDNADLTRKDIMMTVQRIIGAIAKPDKIQFVSGLPKTRSGKIMRRILRKIAEGDTSNLGDTSTLLDPGVVDEIKNGAL from the coding sequence ATGAATCTGAAAATATCATCGTTTGCCGAGTACAACGAAGTGTATAAACAAAGTGTTGAACAGCCCGAACAATTTTGGGATGGCATTGCCGAAAATTTTTTATGGCGCAAAAAATGGGATAAAACCCTGGAGTGGAACTTTAAGGAACCCAAAATAAAGTGGTTTCAGGGTGCCAAATTAAACATTACCGAAAACTGCCTTGACAGGCACCTGGAAAAAAATGGCGATACGCCTGCCATCATCTGGGAACCAAACGACCCTACCGAAGATCACCGCGTTTTAACTTACCGCCAGCTACATGGTAAGGTTTGCCAGTTTGCCAATGTGCTTAAAAACAACGGCGTAAAAAAGGGCGACCGCGTTTGTATCTACATGCCTATGTTGCCCGAACTTGCCATTGCCGTGCTGGCCTGTGCCCGTTTGGGAGCTATACATTCGGTGGTATTTGGTGGTTTTTCGGCACAATCTATTGCGGATAGAATTATTGATGCGCAATGCGAAGTGGTGATAACTGCCGATGGCAGCTATCGCGGCACCAAGGAGGTACCATTGAAAAACGTGATTGACGATGCTCTGGTGCAATGCCCGTCGGTTAAACGGGTTATTGTTTTAACCCGCAGTCGCACCCCGGTAGCCATGATAAAGGGCCGCGATGTATGGTGGGAAGATGAAGTTAAAAAAGTAGAAACACAAGGCAACCCCGATTGCCCGGCGGAAGAAATGGATGCCGAAGACATGCTGTTTATTTTATATACCTCCGGCTCAACCGGTAAACCCAAGGGTGTTGTGCATACCTGCGGTGGTTATATGGTTTATACGGGCTATACGTTTGCCAATGTTTTTCAGTACAACCCGGGCGAGGTTTATTTTTGTACCGCCGATATTGGCTGGATAACCGGCCACTCGTATATTGTTTACGGGCCGCTATCGCAAGGGGCAACTACGCTGATGTTTGAGGGTATACCAACCTGGCCGGACGCCGGTCGTTTTTGGGATATTGTTGATAAGCACAAAGTAAATATATTATATACTGCGCCAACGGCCATACGGTCGTTAATGAGTTTTGGTGAAGAGCCTTTAAAGGGTAAAGACCTGAGTTCGTTAAAGAAACTGGGTTCGGTAGGCGAGCCGATAAACGAGGAAGCCTGGCACTGGTTTGACGAAAAAATTGGCAAAGGCAACTGCCCTATAGTTGATACCTGGTGGCAAACCGAAAACGGCGGTTTAATGATATCGCCCATAGCGGGTATAACGCCTACTAAACCAGGCTATGCCACTTTACCTTTACCTGGTGTGCAACCCGTGCTGGTTGATGAGCAGGGAAATATTATTGAAGGCAACGGCGTTAGCGGTAACTTATGTATCAAGTTTCCGTGGCCGGGAATGCTAAGAACTACCTATGGCGACCATGAACGTTGCCGCCAAACTTATTTTGCCACTTATGCCGATATGTATTTTACCGGCGACGGTTGCCTGCGCGACGAAGATGGTTATTACCGTATTACAGGCCGTGTTGACGACGTGCTAAATGTATCGGGCCACCGAATTGGTACTGCCGAGGTGGAGAATGCCATTAACATGCACTCAACGGTTGTAGAATCGGCAGTGGTTGGCTACCCGCACGATATTAAGGGCCAGGGTGTTTATGCTTTTGTGGTTAGCCCCAATATTCATGACAATGCCGACCTTACCCGTAAGGATATTATGATGACGGTACAGCGCATTATAGGCGCCATTGCCAAGCCCGATAAAATTCAGTTTGTGAGCGGTTTGCCAAAAACGCGATCGGGTAAAATTATGCGCCGCATATTGCGAAAAATAGCCGAGGGTGATACTTCGAACTTGGGCGATACGTCTACATTGTTAGATCCGGGTGTTGTGGATGAGATAAAGAATGGGGCTTTGTAA
- a CDS encoding Uma2 family endonuclease: MLTTEKKKKYTIEDYLLLEEGAPFQLIENDLIMSPSPNSLHQALVLRIAQLMLNFLDQNDINGYVGGTVDVVFDENNVFQPDVVYVSPERKEEIVKLKIEGVPDLVIEILSPSNAYYDLRQKKDAYQKYGVKEYIIIDPLEMSAELYALENNEYKLHQKAFKTELLHSIIIAGLNFDLTKLFRL; encoded by the coding sequence ATGCTTACCACTGAAAAGAAAAAGAAATATACCATTGAAGACTACCTGCTATTGGAGGAGGGTGCACCTTTTCAGTTAATTGAAAACGATTTAATTATGTCACCATCTCCTAATTCATTACATCAGGCCCTTGTTTTGCGTATTGCGCAATTAATGCTCAATTTTTTAGACCAAAACGATATAAATGGTTACGTTGGCGGTACCGTTGATGTAGTATTTGATGAGAATAACGTTTTTCAACCGGATGTTGTTTATGTAAGCCCTGAGCGAAAAGAGGAAATAGTTAAATTAAAAATAGAGGGTGTACCTGATCTGGTAATTGAGATCCTTTCACCGTCAAACGCTTATTACGATCTCCGCCAGAAGAAAGATGCATATCAAAAATATGGTGTGAAGGAATATATCATTATCGATCCACTCGAAATGAGCGCTGAACTTTACGCCTTAGAAAATAATGAGTATAAGCTTCATCAAAAGGCTTTCAAAACCGAATTATTACATTCAATAATTATTGCTGGTTTAAACTTTGATTTAACTAAACTGTTTAGATTATAG
- the rpmB gene encoding 50S ribosomal protein L28 → MSRICDLTGKGSMNGFNVSNSNVKTKRRFYPNLQTKKFYIPEEDKWITLKVSTAAIKTISKNGITACINKFVKKGYI, encoded by the coding sequence ATGTCAAGAATTTGTGATTTAACAGGAAAGGGCTCAATGAATGGGTTCAACGTTTCTAACTCAAACGTTAAAACAAAACGTAGATTTTATCCTAACCTGCAAACAAAAAAGTTTTATATACCAGAAGAAGATAAATGGATTACTTTAAAAGTATCCACTGCTGCTATTAAAACCATCAGCAAGAACGGTATAACTGCTTGCATCAATAAATTTGTAAAAAAAGGATACATATAA
- a CDS encoding CsbD family protein, whose amino-acid sequence MDKLEIKGKWNEIKGKVKQAYGDLTEDDLTHEEGKDDELLGKLQQKTGKGRDELVSWINSL is encoded by the coding sequence ATGGATAAGTTAGAAATTAAAGGAAAGTGGAACGAGATAAAAGGAAAAGTTAAACAAGCCTATGGCGATTTAACCGAAGACGACCTGACCCACGAAGAAGGAAAAGACGATGAACTGTTAGGTAAATTGCAGCAAAAAACCGGCAAAGGCCGCGATGAATTGGTAAGCTGGATAAATAGCTTGTAA
- the bshC gene encoding bacillithiol biosynthesis cysteine-adding enzyme BshC produces MDANCINYANTGYFSKTIISYLDNDAALKPFYNYRPNMDGFTQLIQNKKPTAGRQVLANVLTEQYASISDAGFSISDFVSANIELLRHHNTFTITTGHQLNIFTGPFYFIFKIASAIKLCSQLKAQFPDKNFVPVYWMATEDHDFAEINHTSAGGKKIQWNLDAAGATGRLSTKTIREALNQYKGVLGMENHAPELAEIVETAYSKFTSLANATRYMVNALFAHYGLVIIDADNSRLKQLFAPIMEQDIVGQHSFKNIIETNNALQKLGVHIQVNPREINFFYLIDGLRERIVFEHGAYHVLNSDIQFTEAELRAEINQHPERFSPNVAMRPLYQEVILPNLAYIGGGGELAYWFELKSNFDFYGVDFPIIILRNSGLIVNNQTADKITKLGFKTTDIFKSAEELKTQWVKQHSQNDLTLQEEWRELQCVFEKLKLRSFKIDPTLAPSTQAIQARLKHAIDNLERKIIKAEKRNYSTRLIQIDHIKTDLFPGGGLQERNENFGLFYVKFGQKLIDELIEKFEPLTFKFTVLTENN; encoded by the coding sequence ATGGACGCCAATTGTATCAACTATGCTAACACCGGTTACTTCTCCAAAACTATCATCAGTTACCTGGATAACGACGCCGCTTTAAAGCCATTTTACAATTACCGCCCCAATATGGATGGGTTTACACAACTCATCCAAAACAAAAAACCCACCGCAGGCAGACAGGTTTTAGCCAATGTTTTAACGGAACAATATGCTTCAATTTCGGATGCCGGATTTTCGATCTCGGATTTCGTATCAGCAAATATTGAGTTACTACGCCACCACAATACCTTTACCATTACCACCGGGCACCAGCTTAATATTTTCACCGGTCCGTTTTACTTTATCTTCAAAATAGCTTCGGCAATTAAATTGTGCAGCCAGTTAAAGGCACAGTTTCCTGATAAAAACTTTGTTCCCGTTTATTGGATGGCAACTGAGGATCATGATTTTGCCGAAATAAACCACACCAGCGCCGGCGGAAAAAAAATACAGTGGAACCTGGACGCTGCCGGGGCAACCGGCAGGTTAAGCACCAAAACCATCCGCGAAGCGTTAAACCAATACAAAGGCGTTTTGGGTATGGAAAACCATGCGCCCGAGCTTGCCGAGATAGTTGAAACTGCTTACAGCAAATTTACCAGCCTTGCCAATGCTACCCGTTACATGGTAAACGCCCTGTTTGCCCACTACGGTTTAGTAATTATTGATGCCGATAATTCGCGCTTAAAGCAACTGTTTGCGCCTATTATGGAGCAGGATATTGTTGGCCAGCATAGTTTTAAAAATATAATTGAAACTAATAACGCCCTGCAAAAGCTGGGTGTACATATACAGGTTAACCCGCGCGAAATCAACTTTTTTTACCTGATTGATGGCTTACGCGAACGTATTGTTTTTGAGCATGGCGCATACCATGTACTTAACTCGGATATTCAATTTACCGAAGCCGAACTTCGCGCGGAAATAAACCAGCATCCCGAAAGGTTTAGCCCCAACGTAGCCATGCGCCCGCTTTACCAGGAAGTAATACTGCCCAACCTGGCCTATATTGGCGGCGGCGGCGAACTGGCCTATTGGTTTGAGCTAAAAAGCAACTTTGATTTTTACGGGGTCGATTTTCCAATCATTATTCTGCGTAATTCGGGGTTAATTGTAAACAATCAAACTGCCGATAAAATAACCAAACTGGGTTTTAAAACTACCGATATATTTAAAAGCGCCGAAGAGTTAAAAACCCAATGGGTAAAACAACACAGCCAAAACGATTTAACCTTGCAGGAAGAATGGCGCGAATTGCAATGTGTTTTTGAGAAACTTAAACTGCGTTCCTTTAAAATAGACCCTACCCTGGCCCCATCAACACAGGCTATACAAGCAAGGCTTAAACACGCTATTGATAACCTGGAACGTAAAATAATTAAAGCCGAAAAGCGAAACTACAGCACCCGCCTCATCCAAATAGATCACATCAAAACCGACCTGTTCCCCGGCGGCGGTTTGCAGGAACGTAACGAAAATTTCGGCTTGTTTTATGTAAAATTCGGCCAAAAATTAATTGACGAACTGATTGAAAAATTTGAACCGTTAACGTTTAAATTTACAGTGTTGACGGAGAATAATTAA
- the ftsY gene encoding signal recognition particle-docking protein FtsY: MGLFDFFKKKESTPQEQEALDTGLEKTKENFFSKITKAVAGKTTVDDDVLDELEEILVTSDVGVATTLKIIDRIQARVARDKYLGTAELQNLLREEIQLLLAENNSNDFQSFEYGAHKPYVIMVVGVNGVGKTTTIGKLAHKLKQAGNSVVLGAADTFRAAAVDQIKLWGARVGVRVVAQPMGSDPASVAFDTLKSAVANNDDVVIIDTAGRLHNKVNLMNELTKIKSVMQKVIPNAPHEILLVLDASTGQNAIEQCKQFTQATDVNALALTKLDGTAKGGVVIGISDQFKIPVKYIGVGEAVNDLQLFDRKGFVDSLFKS, encoded by the coding sequence ATGGGATTATTCGATTTTTTCAAGAAAAAGGAGAGCACCCCGCAAGAGCAGGAAGCACTTGATACCGGTTTAGAAAAAACCAAGGAGAACTTCTTTTCCAAAATCACCAAAGCCGTTGCCGGTAAAACCACCGTTGACGATGATGTGTTGGACGAACTGGAAGAGATACTGGTAACATCCGACGTGGGCGTAGCCACAACCTTGAAAATTATCGACCGCATACAGGCCCGCGTTGCCCGCGATAAATACCTGGGTACCGCCGAATTGCAAAACCTGCTCCGCGAAGAAATCCAACTCTTATTAGCCGAAAACAACAGCAACGATTTTCAAAGTTTTGAGTACGGTGCCCATAAACCTTATGTTATTATGGTGGTTGGCGTTAACGGCGTGGGTAAAACCACCACAATTGGCAAATTGGCCCATAAATTAAAACAAGCCGGCAACAGCGTGGTGCTTGGTGCCGCCGATACCTTTAGGGCCGCAGCGGTAGACCAGATTAAACTTTGGGGAGCGCGCGTTGGCGTGCGCGTTGTGGCACAACCCATGGGGTCCGACCCGGCTTCCGTAGCCTTTGATACCCTTAAATCGGCAGTAGCCAATAACGATGATGTGGTAATAATTGATACCGCAGGCCGTTTGCACAACAAGGTAAACCTCATGAACGAGCTTACCAAAATAAAAAGTGTAATGCAAAAGGTAATACCCAATGCACCGCACGAAATTTTGTTGGTATTAGATGCCTCAACCGGGCAAAACGCCATTGAGCAATGCAAACAATTTACACAGGCAACAGATGTTAACGCCCTGGCATTAACCAAATTAGACGGTACAGCCAAAGGCGGCGTTGTAATAGGCATATCCGATCAGTTTAAAATACCCGTTAAATACATTGGCGTTGGCGAAGCCGTAAATGATTTGCAATTGTTTGACAGAAAGGGATTTGTAGATTCTTTGTTTAAAAGTTAA
- a CDS encoding IS982 family transposase codes for MNNLIQNYTFILEEFRKLSIKEDFYYKPVRPRLSDLELITLNLTAEYCGIDSEYQLFRNLKGTPLDILIERSVYNKRKRKLFPHINEVRKKLVQKLNAVQDCFIVDSMPLEVCKNARAARSKICKEQEYAFPNHGFCAAQSSRYYGYKLHAVCSVDGVFENFDLSPASVHDIHYLKDIQQQMTDCVLLGDKGYLSAEVQVNLFESVNIRLETPMRNNQKKFKPYPYLFKKSRKRIETLFSQLCDQFMIRRNYAKTFEGFKTRTLSKITALTTIQYLNKFIFKRNMNHIKINLV; via the coding sequence ATGAACAACTTGATTCAAAATTACACTTTTATTTTAGAAGAGTTTAGGAAACTGTCAATAAAAGAGGACTTTTATTACAAACCAGTAAGGCCAAGACTGTCTGATTTAGAGTTAATTACGTTAAATTTGACCGCTGAATATTGTGGAATAGATTCTGAATATCAGTTATTTAGAAACCTGAAAGGTACCCCGCTTGATATCTTGATCGAACGAAGTGTTTACAATAAGAGAAAAAGAAAATTGTTCCCGCACATAAATGAGGTGAGAAAAAAGCTTGTTCAGAAACTGAACGCTGTCCAGGACTGTTTCATTGTCGATTCAATGCCTTTAGAGGTATGTAAAAATGCCCGTGCAGCAAGAAGTAAAATCTGCAAAGAACAGGAATACGCTTTTCCAAACCATGGTTTTTGTGCTGCGCAAAGTTCGAGGTATTATGGATACAAACTGCATGCAGTTTGTTCAGTAGATGGTGTTTTTGAGAACTTTGACCTAAGCCCTGCTTCCGTACATGACATACATTACCTGAAAGATATACAACAACAAATGACTGATTGCGTGCTACTTGGAGACAAAGGCTATTTGTCCGCAGAGGTACAGGTCAATCTTTTTGAATCTGTAAACATTAGATTGGAAACCCCGATGAGAAACAATCAAAAGAAATTCAAACCGTATCCATACCTATTCAAAAAATCAAGGAAAAGGATTGAAACGCTATTTTCGCAACTGTGCGATCAGTTTATGATCAGAAGAAATTATGCCAAAACTTTTGAGGGGTTTAAGACAAGGACGTTAAGTAAAATAACTGCCCTGACCACCATTCAATACCTCAACAAATTTATCTTTAAAAGGAACATGAATCACATTAAAATAAATTTAGTCTGA
- a CDS encoding FIST signal transduction protein, which produces MKTNQHHFLNGKWKNQPSEINAEKCQLVLAFGSSDCIVNPEVNIFLKSTYPNANIVFSSTAGEIINDAVYDNSVVVTAIEFEKTVIKCIETNINQQSNSFETGLYLMSQLAADDLKCIFIISDGTFINGTELVAGFNKNNNRHIPITGGLAGDAARFEKTFTGLNNVPTQGNVIAIGFYGNDMLIGHGSFGGWDEFGQERVITKSDKNVLYEIDGKNALDLYKQYLGDYVSELPGSALLFPLSIKVNGSDKNLVRTILSINEDEKSMTFAGNLPEGSKVRLMKADFDKIIEASSTAATNSFTSIKTHRPGLTILVSCVGRKLILQERIDEEVEAARSILGEKTTITGFYSYGEISPFNVGSQCELHNQTMTITTFTEV; this is translated from the coding sequence ATGAAAACCAATCAGCATCATTTTTTAAATGGTAAGTGGAAAAATCAACCGTCGGAAATAAACGCTGAAAAATGCCAATTGGTACTTGCATTTGGCTCGTCGGACTGTATTGTAAATCCCGAAGTTAATATATTTCTAAAGTCAACCTATCCAAACGCCAACATAGTTTTCTCATCAACTGCCGGCGAAATTATTAACGATGCCGTATATGATAATAGTGTAGTTGTAACAGCTATTGAATTTGAAAAAACGGTTATTAAATGCATTGAAACAAATATTAACCAACAAAGCAATAGTTTTGAAACCGGTTTGTATTTAATGAGCCAATTAGCAGCAGATGATTTAAAATGTATCTTCATTATATCCGACGGAACATTTATAAACGGAACCGAACTGGTGGCAGGTTTTAATAAAAACAACAACCGCCATATACCAATAACAGGAGGCCTGGCTGGCGATGCTGCAAGATTTGAAAAAACTTTTACCGGCCTAAACAATGTACCAACCCAGGGCAATGTTATAGCAATAGGTTTTTACGGAAACGATATGCTTATAGGCCACGGCTCGTTTGGCGGATGGGACGAATTTGGACAAGAACGTGTGATAACAAAATCCGACAAAAACGTATTGTACGAAATTGATGGTAAAAACGCTTTAGACCTTTACAAACAATACCTGGGCGATTATGTGAGCGAACTTCCGGGCTCGGCTTTATTGTTCCCGCTTTCTATCAAAGTAAACGGATCGGACAAAAACCTGGTGCGCACTATATTAAGTATTAACGAAGACGAAAAATCAATGACCTTTGCCGGCAACCTTCCCGAAGGCAGCAAGGTACGCCTGATGAAGGCCGACTTTGATAAAATAATTGAAGCTTCATCTACAGCGGCCACAAATTCCTTTACAAGCATTAAAACGCACCGGCCGGGGTTAACTATATTAGTAAGCTGTGTTGGCCGTAAGCTTATTTTGCAGGAACGTATAGACGAAGAAGTTGAAGCCGCCCGATCAATATTGGGTGAAAAAACCACCATAACCGGCTTTTACTCGTATGGCGAAATTTCGCCGTTTAATGTTGGCAGCCAATGCGAACTGCACAACCAAACCATGACCATTACCACGTTTACTGAAGTATAA